The Myxococcaceae bacterium JPH2 nucleotide sequence CGGCAAGGCCGCGCGTTATTTCCCAGACATTCTGACGCAAAACCGCAAGCGGCCCAACCCGTCCACCCGGGCCTCGCTCCCTCTGCAGGCGAGGCTTCCTCGCGCCTCCCAGCGGGCTCCCGCCCAATGACAGTCAAGCCGCTGCCCGCCTGCCCGCCGCAATGACTGACATGTTCGGCACGCCTCCTCCCCGACCTGACACGCCCCTCGCCCGCTCGCTCCCCCACGCGAGTCGGCCCACGTGCCAGGACCTCCCACCTCCGCGAGCAGGAAAGCGACCAGGAAAGTGACTGGTCACTTTTTATCCAAGAGACTACATTGCGCTCACATGGCTCCGAGGTCCCCCGGAAAGACAGGCGCGCGGCCCCCGCGCCGCACCCAGCAGGAGCGCCGCGAGACGACGCGGCGCAAGCTGCTCGACGCCACCATCGAGACGCTGGTGGAGCTGGGCTACGCGCGCCTGACGACGGTGGAGGTGGCGAAACGGGCGGGCGTGTCGCAGGGGGCGCTGTTCTCCCACTTCGACACCAAGGAGGAGCTGCTCGCGGTCGCCGTGGAGCACCTCTTCCCGCGGCTCATCCAGGACTACCTGGCCAGCGTGAGCGCGCGGCAGGCAGGCAGGGACCGCATCGCCGCGGCGGTGGACATGCTGTGGGCCATCTACCAGCGGCCGGAGCTCCAAGCCGCCATCGAGCTGTACGTCGCGGCGCGCACGGCCCCGGAGCTTCAGGCGGCGCTCGCGGTCGTGGATGGACCGCACCGGCAGAACCTGCATCGCGTGGCGCGCGAGCTGTTCCCCGAGGCCGCCTCACACCCCGACTTCGACGACGTGGTGGAGCTGGCGCTGGACGCGGTGCAGGGCGCGGCGGTGGGCGGAGCGGCCCGCCCGGCGGACCCAGCGCACCGGCGCATGCTCGACACCCTCGCGCGCTTCATGCGCGCCACCCTGGTTCCCCCACCGCGGCCTCGGCGCCGCGCCCGTCTCTCGGAGGGCTGACGTGGACGCACCGCACATCCCGGACCTCATCCTCCCCGCCATCCCCGTCTTCGTCCTCACCGTCGTGGCCGAGGCCCTCTGGGTCAAGAAGCAGCGCGACGAGGGCCGGGAGTTCGCCGGCCACACCTGGAAGGACACCGCGGCCAGCCTCTCCATGGGCCTGGGCAACGTGGCCATCAACGTGTTCTGGAAGGGCGTGGCCTTCGCGGGCTACCTGGCGCTGTATCAGCTCACGCCGCTGCGGCGCGGCTTCGGCGCCATGGCCTGGGTGCTCCTCTTCTTCGCCGAGGACCTCTGCTACTACGCCTTCCACCGGGTCCATCACGAGAGCCGCTTGTTCTGGGCCTCGCACGTGGTGCACCACTCCAGCCAGCACTACAACCTGTCCACGGCGCTGCGACAGACGTGGACTCCGATGACGGGATGGCTGTTCTGGGCGCCGCTCGCGCTGGCGGGCTTCCACCCGGTGATGATCGTCACGCAGCAGTCCATCAGCCTGCTC carries:
- a CDS encoding TetR family transcriptional regulator yields the protein MAPRSPGKTGARPPRRTQQERRETTRRKLLDATIETLVELGYARLTTVEVAKRAGVSQGALFSHFDTKEELLAVAVEHLFPRLIQDYLASVSARQAGRDRIAAAVDMLWAIYQRPELQAAIELYVAARTAPELQAALAVVDGPHRQNLHRVARELFPEAASHPDFDDVVELALDAVQGAAVGGAARPADPAHRRMLDTLARFMRATLVPPPRPRRRARLSEG
- a CDS encoding sterol desaturase family protein, whose amino-acid sequence is MDAPHIPDLILPAIPVFVLTVVAEALWVKKQRDEGREFAGHTWKDTAASLSMGLGNVAINVFWKGVAFAGYLALYQLTPLRRGFGAMAWVLLFFAEDLCYYAFHRVHHESRLFWASHVVHHSSQHYNLSTALRQTWTPMTGWLFWAPLALAGFHPVMIVTQQSISLLYQYWIHTEAIVRLPRPLEWLFNTPSHHRVHHASNPRYIDKNYAGILIVWDRLFATFEPEGEKPVYGLTKNLRTFNPVRIAFHEFAAIARDALKPGPLRQRWGYVFRNPAWKPEPPTVDAPRPSA